The Sphingobacterium lactis sequence TGGGGTCAGATTTTCGCCAGTAACGGTAAACTTGTTGCGCTGCTTGTATTCCTTGATCTCATCAGCGGTCAGGTCCTCCAAATTGTCCTCTAGCTCCTTTCGCCAATAAATCCGGGATGTCTGCATAAGAAATCGGAAGAACATCGAATCTGAATTGTTTATCTGCAGATGAAATATTTTGTCTTCGTCCTGCGTCACTTCGAACATTGGATCCAGTCGCCGAACCTTGTGTTTTAATATCTTGGATTCCCATACCATTTTATCCACCCGGCTGTTTGGGATTTCTTCGATCCCTGCACCAGTAATTCGCCAGGTCGTGTTCTGGAAGAACATGTATTGGGTCCAGGCATCGTAATCGCGAAAATCAGGATCCAGCACGGGTAGCGAATCAAACGAAGTGTTGCTCAAGGAAGTGGAACGGTGCAATACGTTGAGTAAATCCTCTGGGGCATACCTGGATCGCAAAAAATTGAGCAGGTAGGCCTTGATGTCTTCCGGCTTTACTGGTCGTACCAAGTTACCATCGATGTGGATGAACTCCATGGTTTCCTCGTTTACTTTCCTTCGCCCAAAGCCACATTTTACCAGGAAATTCAGCACTCGTTCCATAGACAACTTGTATTCGTATAAGGGTCTACCGTACCTGATTTTAGGGTTTCCGGATCGGTCAAATGCCAATTGATAATCCCAGAACCGGTACATCATGGCCACCTTGACCAAATTCTTTAAGTCAGAGGCTTTATAATGCTTCAGGAAATCCCTTAAGTCCTTGCAGGGCCGGCCGTACTGATCGCGCTTGGTCTGCAGTTCCATTGGTAGTTCTATAGTCCGGATATCCAAGAAGAAATCTGATGCATCAGACTTGCACAATCGGTGGTTCTGCAATTGGCCGGTTGCATCCAGATCCGGACAGGTCATAACTGATTTGGCCTTCTGGAATAATTTAAAGACTTGATCCTTGGATAGCCTGAAGTGCTCTGAGGATGGATAAACCACGTGATAGCCAAGCGCACGCAGGTTTAGTGCGTCAGAACCACCCGTACAATAAATGATTTCTTCCAGTTTCGGCTTTTCCTTCTTGCTCTCATCCTCATCCTTGGAATCTTCATGGTCTTTAACCACCTGCTCATAGGCACGTTTTACCTGGGCATACCCATGCAAGAACTGCGGGTCAAACTTGCCGTCATAGAAGAATCGCCTTTCTTTTTTTGCGGATTTTGGTTGGTAAATTTTTGAAAAGCGATCACCGTTCTTTCCCTCTTCTTCAATGCGAAAAATGGGGTAAAATTCCGTAGCGGTAAATGTAATCGCTTTACGTTCCTTGATGATGGTATAGCTATCCAGTGCATGCCAATGCTGTTCTTTAAGTACAGCCCTCAGCTGTTCCAGAACAGCTTTATGGCGTTCCTCTTCCTTCCGGTTCCGGTGCTGATATTCGATGTTGCTCCAAACCTTGTCCGAGAATAGGATGCGTAAATGAGATTCCGAAACTTCCTCGGCATGTACAAAGAATTTCTCTTTGTCGTTCTGATCCGGTTTAGCATCCGCAGAGGATACCTCTGCCTGGTACATGGATCTAATTGCTTCCGGTGATCCTATACCGTGTCGTTCAGCAATAATGGCAATGGCCTCACCGTATTCGCAGTTCTCCCGCTTCTGGGTGTACGTAATGGCATTGTGCCATTTACTGACGGTATCACCGAAATCACGAACGATATAATTCCCATCTTCCGTTTGCTTGATCATGGAAGATGGCGTCTTTTCATTTCGAGTTGGGTCTACAAAATGTTTTTTCTTTCCGACGTACTGATCGATATCAGCTATATAGAATCGGAAAATATCCAAACCGCCATTGGTCGCCGTAAATATGTCATCCTTGGTTATCTTATACTGCGCCATTCTCCCTACACGATTTATTTGAACCGGTGTTCATGATGAAGATCAATAGCGCCAGGAATAAGATCAGGCACAGGACGATTAGGAAAATATTGATTGCTGTCAGGAATTGAATTTCCTGGTTCTGCTGGATAAGCATAGCAGAAGATATATCGGGATGCATAGTAAAATAAATGAAAGGTTATAAATCCGTCCAGTCAGCAGGACGGAATGATTGAGCAATAAAGAACGTACTGACTTGCCCATGACCTTGACTCGGTTTAATTCTTCAGGTTGTTCTCATGGATCGCTGTACAGAAACTGAGAATGGGGACAATGTGGTTATCGAAATGGGTTTTAGCCGGCGAGGGTTTGATGGGCATTAATTCAGCGAAACTTACCCGTGCATTGGCCAGCTGGCTCGCCAAGATCTCCAAGCGACT is a genomic window containing:
- a CDS encoding primase-helicase family protein, with product MAQYKITKDDIFTATNGGLDIFRFYIADIDQYVGKKKHFVDPTRNEKTPSSMIKQTEDGNYIVRDFGDTVSKWHNAITYTQKRENCEYGEAIAIIAERHGIGSPEAIRSMYQAEVSSADAKPDQNDKEKFFVHAEEVSESHLRILFSDKVWSNIEYQHRNRKEEERHKAVLEQLRAVLKEQHWHALDSYTIIKERKAITFTATEFYPIFRIEEEGKNGDRFSKIYQPKSAKKERRFFYDGKFDPQFLHGYAQVKRAYEQVVKDHEDSKDEDESKKEKPKLEEIIYCTGGSDALNLRALGYHVVYPSSEHFRLSKDQVFKLFQKAKSVMTCPDLDATGQLQNHRLCKSDASDFFLDIRTIELPMELQTKRDQYGRPCKDLRDFLKHYKASDLKNLVKVAMMYRFWDYQLAFDRSGNPKIRYGRPLYEYKLSMERVLNFLVKCGFGRRKVNEETMEFIHIDGNLVRPVKPEDIKAYLLNFLRSRYAPEDLLNVLHRSTSLSNTSFDSLPVLDPDFRDYDAWTQYMFFQNTTWRITGAGIEEIPNSRVDKMVWESKILKHKVRRLDPMFEVTQDEDKIFHLQINNSDSMFFRFLMQTSRIYWRKELEDNLEDLTADEIKEYKQRNKFTVTGENLTPEERYDQIVHLINKMYAFGYLMHRHKAQSRPWIVFGMDDTPQKDQGSFGGTGKSIFFNGIRMVKNLLQFDGKNAKLFDDNHVFEQVNSNTDVVYIDDATREFPMERTFSMTTGDITVNPKGKTRTSIKFEESPKLGITTNFAPDDMGPSTMRRILFFGTSNYYHVDKSGMFKENRQPIDDFGKEFWSSEYSDEEWNLDLNFMAQCCQLYLSWPTWIEAPMENIMDRSLTNNMGFQFLAWAEVFFSAESNRLDCFIPSHFAMEDYKMESSIKNITSTGFNAKMKLYAQLKKLTLNPKAVQNSDGRVLKTWDEVRFDGRDKRWIKSDRKKTQSMFYLQSESSSISDRIYDPTEPIISQEDFPVPDPETNGPNWP